A window of Strigops habroptila isolate Jane chromosome 5, bStrHab1.2.pri, whole genome shotgun sequence genomic DNA:
CTAAAAATATAGTGGCAGACCATAAGAATAGCATTTTTagtttcaaattaatttaattaggGCCTGATGCACAGCCATTGAAACATGCCGTGTATTCTTTGACTTCAGCTAGAGTTGAAGATGGCTGTCCATTTTGAAGACCAGACCTCCAAGATCTGGGACTATTAATAGCTCTATTGCTGATTTACACATACAGGTTTTATGGCAGCAGTGAGATTTTTGTCATTTGCCAAAGAGTGAATGTCAAAAATTGGTAGGACTAAAACCCCGGCCTCTTCTGACACTTATAAACCCTTTTGTATGCAGTATTTCTTTAGCTTAGGCTgcatgtagaagaaaaatgtaaaaaggatATAGAAATGTATAACTGTGTATGTTTTAAATGTCAGCATCACACAAAGATGCTATTGATTGGACTTAATCTTGTAGACTTGACTATCGCAAATCTAACATAAGCTACAGAGTCCATCAAAGCATAACAAGGAAGTGAGGATTActtgtggttttgctgttgtgtACAAACCATGAAGATGAAGAATTCACATGAAATCATCTCATTTCAGTGGTCACATATTTATATGTGTTCAACTCACATTTTCACTATAAAACATCATATTGAAACAAAACTAGGATTTTACACTTTAAAGCAGATTTCTAGGTGGATGGCCTTGCTGCATGTTTGcatctttctccctctcccttccatCATTCATACCAAGATGTTGTTTGTTGTAAGCCACATGACTGCCTGCCTTTAAGTGCTTTAAATAATCTTGttataaaacccaaacaaactacTTCAGATTTACTTGCAGCCACGAAGATGGAATTCCGTGTCCAGGAGGGCGCACGCCCTTTCGCAGCAGAACCGTTAGACACAAAGCAACATGAATCTGGAAAAGACAGTAAGACTGGTGAGCAACCTAAACATGATGCCTTAGTTCCACAGCCAGCAAAAACAGAGGCTATAGATAAAAAGGATTCACAGAGCAAAGACAACGAAAAAATGCCTTCACCTCTATCAGAACAGATTTTGGAAACTGATTCACAAAAGAAGGTGGAAGCCAGTTTTGCAGAACCTGGTGCCAAGCCTCCTGCTTCTCAAGAACAAAAGGACTTGTCATTTGAACTGCCTAAAGggagcaaaacagaagaaaggactGCAGATGTGCCCTCACCATCCACCCCAGCTATGTCTATGACGTTTAAAGACGATCTTAAAGATGTCCGAGATTTTGCCATCAGCCATGGTGAAAGTTCTCTATTGCTATCAGAACTCCAGGCAGAAGCAGCCAAAAGTGAACTTCCCTCAGGCCCATCTCCTACTGTGCCCCAGGAGCTTCCACTCAAAGACagttccaaaacaaaacaagaacccACAGAGCAACTGTTTGCCAAAGATCTCGCTAAAGACAGGACACTAGCTCTGCAAGAAGTCTCAGCAGTAACTATAGATGGCCTGAAAACACCAAGCACCCAGAAGATCCCTgcatggggagaggaaaaggacatGACCAAGGATGAGAGTGATGAGGAAGAAAGGTATGACTTCTATGATAAAGGGGAGGCTCAAACATTAGATGGTGGTAAATTGACCACAGAGCTTTCCCTAGACAAAGCAGACTTTCAAAAGGATGGTGAAGGTAAAAAGTCACCTGATATtctcacagcagaaaaagaaatggaccAAAGTGGACTCCTAGCAACAGTAGACATGAAAAAGGAGGTGCAGCCAAGCACACAGGTACCCCCAGCCAAGGTAGGCCATGAACTGACCCTTGAGAAAACAGTAGAGCACCCTGATACCACTCAGATAACCAGAATAACAGAGGGAGCCCCTGAGGCACCAAGTTTAACCACTGAAAAGACTCCTACTTTGGAAGCTTCTCAAGAGAAAGATGTTAAAATAGATAAGACAAGTGTTTCAGCTCCTCAAGCAAAAGAAGAGGAGGATCGATCGGGAATGTCGAAGTATTTTGAAACCTCTGCTCTGAAGGAGGAAGCCTTCAAAGCAGACGCTCTGAAACAACGCAGTGATTACTATGAGCTAAGTGACACTAAAGAGAGTGTCTATGAGCCTTATCAGACAGATCGTCTAATACCTGAAGacaaagaagaagaggaggaagaattGCAGACAGAATTGGATCAGCAGAAGAGTGTGCCTGCTCATGAAATAGGGTACAGTACCCTGGCTCAGAGCTTTACACCAGACAAGTCAGAAGAACCAAGTTCCCCAACAGAAAGAATGTTCACTATTGACCCCAAAGTCTATGGGGATAAGAGAGAACtccacagtaaaaataaagatgacCTAACTCTGAGCAGGAGCTTGGGACTTGGGGGCAGATCTGCAATTGAGCAGAGAAGTATGTCTATTAACTTGCCCATGTCCTGCCTGGATTCAATAGCTTTAGGATTTAGCTTTGGTCGTGCACATGATCTTTCACCCCTCGCTTCAGATATTCTAACTAACACTAGTGGCAGTATGGATGAAGGTGATGACTACTTGCCAGCAACCACACCAGCACTGGAGAAGGCCCCCTGCTTCCCTATCGATAGTAGAGAGGAAGATGAGCAtgttgaagaagaaaaagcaatggcagaagaaaaagtcCAGCCTGAGACCGTGGCCGAATCACCTTTCCTGGCCAAAGATTATTACAAAAATGGGGCTGTCCTGGCTCCTGACCTGCCCGAAATGTTAGACTTAGCAGGGACAAGATCTAGATTAGCCTCCGTGAGTGCAGATGCTGAGGTGGCACAGAAGAAATCAGTTCCTTCTGACACTATTGTGGaagacagcagcacagccctgcctcctGTGACAGATGAAAACCACGTGACTCTCAAAGCTGAAAGTCAGCTAGAAGACTTGGGCTACTGTGTTTTCAATAAGTACACAGTCCCACTGCCTTCTCCAGTTCAGGACAGTGAGAATTTAACGAGTGAAACCTGCCCCTTTTATGAAGGCACAGATGAGAAACTGAGACGCGGCCTAGCTCCCGACCTGTCTTTGATAGAAGtgaagctggcagcagctgaaaaatcCAAAGAATTCCTTAGTGAAAAAGACTTAGGTCAGCATGCCACTGGTGAGCCTGTTCTGGCGAGGGACTTtgagcaggagaaaagagagaaactggATACTGtgctagaaaaaaatgaagatcaTCTTGACTCTAAAGAGGTCTATCCCATTAAAGGTGCAGAGCCAGAGAAGACAAGACCTGAGGCAATCttggaaatgaaagaggaaagcGTGGCTGATAAAGTTCATGTAACTGATGATACCATGTATGACAGAATATCAGCTTTAGAGACAGCAGTAGaaaaagatgctgtttctttgtcaatggagaaggaagaaaagactcTTAGTGTTGTTCCTGAGTTAGCTGAGGTAGAAGCTCCAATTAAACCAGATTACAATGCTATAAAGCATGATATGGAAGTGGCTGCAAGGAGAGCTGACCAAGAATATCAGAGTCAGTTAGAAGCCAAGATTAGCGAGGTTGTTTCTCTCCCTTCAGGGAAGGACAAAGCCTCTGTTAAAAGAGCAGAGCCTGAACCCAAAGATACTCAACAGAAAGATCAGGCCATCTTGTCCAGAGAAGCAAAGGATGCAGATGTACTTCCCAAGATCGAGCCTAGTTACATGAAGGACAGCATGAAAttgtcagaaacagaaattaaagaaaaagtaactaAGCCTGATCTGGTACATCAAGAGGCAGTTGATAAAGAAGAATCTTATGAATCGAGTGGAGAGCATGACCAAGGCCAAGAAAGTTTGAATGGAGAATCCTTGAAACCAGAGGATATCAAAGCAGAACCTGCAAAACATCCTGTGTCTGATGAAGAGCTGCCTGCACAGTTACCAGCAAAGGAGCCTTCTATGGAGCTCCTCCTTCCAAAAGCTGAGCCTCTCCAGGAAGAGCCTGCTGAGATTCAGATGGAGAGCATACCACAGCCTGCAGAAGGAACTGAAAAGACTCCTGATACAACTGTGAAACCTATGGAAGTCCAAAATCTGCTGCCATGTGAAGTGACAGCTGGGGCCTCAAGAGCGGaagaacatgaggaagaagaggtagAAGTagggcaagaagaaaacaaagaggatAAACAGCATCTCATACCAGAAATGCCTCCAGAAATAGACTTTGGGAAAccttctgctgaagaaatgcTAGCCAAGGGTAGCCCAGAAGCATTGCCTGAACTGAAAGGCATTATCGAATCAGTAGTGACAGTAGAGGATGACTTCATCACAGTGGTGCAGACAACAGTTGATGAGGGTGAATCTGCTTCTCATAGCGTGCGTTTTGCTGCTACTCAGCAGGAAGACATTGAAACAGGGGACTCCCAGGCTGAAGAGGAGCTGGAGGTTGAGGAAGTGGCTGACATTCAAGTTGAGCCCAAGGAAGGCTCCCCAGAAGCTCCTGCTTCACCTCAGAGAGAAGAAATCCTGCTCACTGACTACAAGACAGAGACGTGTGATGATTACAAAGATGAAACAACAATTGATGACTCCGTCATGGACACAGACAGTCTCTGGGCAGATACTCAAGGTGTGCATTatcctttctgttttgtctgttaaatatttttgctttcaaatcataatgattaaaaagcaaaattattataGTTATAATAGTAATCTCagcatgtttcagaaaaatggtaaaataGTCTGCCTTTTATTAATGTCTACTCTGTCTTCAACTATTTTTCCCTGCTCCACCTCAGTATTGTTAACATTTGTTACTaatcttttgtttgttgttaTAATTTCCTCTGATCCTACAGATGATGATAGGAGCATCATGACTGAACAGTTAGAGACTGTTCCTAaagaggagaaggcagagagagaatTGCGAAGATCATCTCTCGATAAgcataaaaaagagaaacctttTAAAACTGGGAGAGGCAGGATTTCTActcctgaaaggaaaatagcTAAAAAGGAACCTAGCACACTCTCCAGAGAtgaagtgagaaggaaaaaaggttcATTTAACACTCCCTattacaatatatatatttttatttatttactttcttacTGTTGTACAGTACTATCCGGTTACTCTGTTGTAGATGATGCGCACCGTAACCGTATTAGCGGTGGTGCTTTCTCATGGTACAACTCTGAAAAGCCATGTGCAAGGCTCACTGCTCCACTGGCCCCATTTCACTGTAGGCTTCCCTATTGACCACTGGGTGACACACCTGAGGTTGATGCACCAGTGGTCCCCCTCTTCCCACTTAGGCTTTGTTCACCCCAGTAGAAGCGACGCGTTGGGTTGGAGTGGTGGAGCAGTGGGCCTGCCACGTGATGTATTGTCATATGAAACttgtttgctgggtttttttcctgattctatgtttttgtgtttttttgtcCATAGCAGTGTATAAGAAAGCTGAACTTGCTAAAAAAACTGAAGTTCAGACCCACTCTCCTTCCAGGAAAATCATTTTAAAACCTGCTATCAAATATACTAGACCAACTCATCTCTCCTGTGTTAAACGGAAGCAGACAGGTGACTGCGTTCTGTTCAGTTCTGCAATGTGGCTGGCAAACATagacatttttgtttttgtaactCTCATGGCTGTAGCGGcttctctatttttttatttcttcctccaaGAATATCAGTCTTCACAAAtagtattgcttttttttcatggtttgtatcatttttcttctttctttcctggttttgctttctttctttaatggaGGCCATGATCATGTATGCTTGTCATTGCTTGGACCTCCAAGTGCTGTGGTTGTAACTTGGCATCGTGCTTTTAGTGTGGCGTTGTAGGAATCCCTACTcatcattttgttctttttttttcttttttttttcaattatgcttttttttttttctggtgggAAAATGTTGACAGCTTCAACCATGGGATGCATTTccattactttgcttttttactCTCATGCATAATAAGAAGTGTTTCAGACTTATATTTCGTTGATTGATGTTATCTATATTGACACTTCCCAATCTGTCACTGATGTTTCTGCTGTACAGTCAAAATCCACAGGGGGAATCCGGCCACATGCAGCGTGAAgctgagagagaagaaatctgGGCTCACACTACGAATGCATTCCAAGCAAAAGTCTTAATATTTGGTAGAGGAAGATGAAAGGATGAAACAAATGATTCCTATTCCATCTTGATAGGTGTATCATTATTTAGTAGACCAAAAAGAACACTTCCAGCATTTTCATGATATTATTCGTTGTTACTGTGAGTTCAGGGTGGAAAGATGAACATCTTGACATCTGTGGTGAtcttaaaacaaagaaattgcTAAAAGAGGCCAGGTTTTCTGTCATGTAACGCAGCCGCATGCTGCAGTGCGGTTGTTCATGAGTGTAAGCAGGGCTACTAAGAGAAGAACCATGCACGGCAATGTAGAACTACATCGGCCTCTTCTCATGGCTTAGAAATGAAGAACAGGATTTATTACCCATCCTATAGTTACACAGTGCAGTACCAAAAGCATTCTTCCTAAGAATTCACTCCCATTTAGTTTTGCACCAATGAGTCTCTCCTGTTCCAAATTCTCAAGATAGTTATGCGAGGGCACCTTTAATGTTGTGCCTCAATGGTAGGAAGTGTGTAATGTCTCCTGGTTGTATTTCATTaggaaaacagaactaaatATTCAGTCCCATCGCCTTGCTCCTCTGGGGGAATCTGGTCCTTTTacttcctccctcttcccccatGAGAAATGGAGCCAGGGAAGGAAAGGCTGATCCAGgtccctctgtgctgctgtgatgaCTCCTCCTCAGTTTGCAGTCTTTAGGCTGTCCTAACTTGCACCTGGACCAGAACTATCCAGGAGAGAGGAACTTTTAAAAAGGATTAGGACAACTCCTCTAGCTCCCTTTTACAGTTTGCTGAAGCACAGCTTGATCAGCTCAGAAGTTATGACCTATAAATCATGTATTCTTTCAAAAGACCCAAGGGGTTCAGTAAGCAGTGGAAATGGGGGGGGGAAGCATTGACTCTATAGTGTTCTCACCTTTGCCTACCCTTCTGCAGCCATGTGGTCGGTGCTGTCTTGCCCTCAGATACTCTACCACTAACTCCTCTGAAGTCTTCTGGCCCATAGTGTCCCGCAGAGGCCTGAGTCGCACCAATAGACTTGCATAAGGAATCTGCCTGGTGCCTTAAATGTGTGCTGCCTGGCAACTgtcagagctgcttctctctcGCTCCAGTACATAGTGCAGCAGATATTTTAGTCAAAATGAAGAATGCAATACAAAAATGAACTCCTGGTACATTTAAATCCTGAGATGGAGAGCAATCAAAAAGCGATGGACCCAGATTGATCGTAACATTTTCAGTAATGAGGGTCGAACTTTGAGGTTTGGGCTCTAAAGCAGAAGAGCTTGAACCACATCACAATGTGAACAAAAACATCTCTTAGAATATTTCACCTGCTCTTTCCAGGATCTGTAATTTTGAGGGACATTGTCTCTCTCCCATTTTTATGTAAAACATAGCACTGTTCCTTGAAGCCAGTTTTAACTGTTACTGTGTCCTATTTGGAATGGTCTTGCCATCTTTAGTGATACCTGGCCAACGGACCCCTGCCAAAAGTCCCTGAGCAGTGTAGTCTACATAACTTTTGAGTTTATTGCAGTCAGTTAAAACCTCCATGTTGCATTTACTCTGACTTTAAAATGGAACATGTAAGTGCctacaaaaaaatatttgttcctATTATCTACACAGTGGCCAGGCAAATGACatctttcccatttcctctcaacaccagaaaaaaattccCATGTCACTGATGAGCACTGGCAAATACTGGTAACTTACAGTGCCACATCCACAAAGGAGGGACTGCTTTTTAAGAGACTCACCCTTgccatttgaaaaagaaactgcatgGCCAACTCTGAGGAAAGGGTTGTAAGGTCTTTGCCTTGGCTGGTGTAGGTCCATGAATGAAACCCCAATTTGACTGGTGTTTTGTTAGTGGCTGTGAGATGCCGCTGCAGTTGTGCCATCAGAGGAGTGTTCACAGTGGCAAGACCCAGACAATTACGTGGCTATGAGCAGGAGTCACTATGTGATACACTTCTGTTCTTTGTCTTCAATTCTGGGGTCACCCCCTGAGGTAAAACATGTTTGTTGTGTATTTGAACTGGCAGCCAAGCCTGTAGAGGCTTTTTGTTCAGATGGAAAAGTTGTGGTGCTTTGAGGTAAGTCCACACAAGCAGCACAGCTAATCTTTCCACTTCACAGTGGTGGCTGGTTAGGGCTCCATGccaagggaaggaggaaagatgcTATTTGTGATTATTTAGAAGAGATGCAAACCAGAACAAACCCAGCAGTAACAGATGTGGTAAAATGTGACGCAGGAGGGCTGTGCTGTACTCATCACTCTTACAAATTTAGAGCTGAAGTACACAGTTACATTCATTTTCTCCTCACAAGTTTTCTCTCCTACTCCTtcaatttattaataaatactttATTAAGAGGGCAGAACTAGAGTGGGAAGAATGGCAGAAAACCAAGGATCTCCTCACCATGCTTGGGAACtgcacagggaaaggagaaaatgaattaTCTCTGTCCTGTACGTCCTGCCTTAGGGTTGGGTTACAGTTGGAAGACAGTTGGGTTTACAGCAAAAGGTTGTCACCTGTGACGACTGTCCTGCCTCTGCATTTACTGAGGACATCCTGGCACAGATGCCAAAAGATTTCACCTCTAGTTTTTATGTGGCAGATCACTTCCTGAGCAGCAGTGTTGGGGTGAAACTAATAACCTGCTTTCCAAAAATCTGCCTCATTCCAAAACTTTTCGTAAGGATGGAATCCAAGTTGGAGAGCACAGTCTTACCTCAAATCGTGTTGCatcaaataaatgaaatactaaATTAACATACTTGAAGACCCAGCCAGAATTTGAATTGCTGAAGTCTGGGAGCTTAGTTGACCCAGGGCACACGGACCTTGTTGACACAACTGGGATGATAATTCAGCAGTGCAGCGCTCTCTTTCCATGAGGAATGTTACCTAACATTTTGAAAAGTGGTGATTTTAGAGGCCTCTCAACATTTTCATGTGTGGATTGCTTAAAGGAGCCTGATTTTTAGAGGACAGTCCTGAAAATCAGGTTGCTAAGGTATCTGAGTATTTGCCTTCAGAACCAGAGCTTCATATAGTTGTCAGCTATTTCTTGAACTTTTTACTGTAGTTTCTAGACTTCAAGAAACATGAATA
This region includes:
- the MAP2 gene encoding microtubule-associated protein 2 isoform X23; translation: MAEDRKDEGKAPHWTAGQLTEASAHPHSPEIKEQGAAGAGLVRSANGFPYREDEEPGLGSHEQPGTYTRTKENGINGELSAGDRETAEEVSARIVQVVTAEAVAVLKGEQEKEAQHKDQPGPLPLVEESANLPPSPPPSPASEKTGALEEATKMEFRVQEGARPFAAEPLDTKQHESGKDSKTGEQPKHDALVPQPAKTEAIDKKDSQSKDNEKMPSPLSEQILETDSQKKVEASFAEPGAKPPASQEQKDLSFELPKGSKTEERTADVPSPSTPAMSMTFKDDLKDVRDFAISHGESSLLLSELQAEAAKSELPSGPSPTVPQELPLKDSSKTKQEPTEQLFAKDLAKDRTLALQEVSAVTIDGLKTPSTQKIPAWGEEKDMTKDESDEEERYDFYDKGEAQTLDGGKLTTELSLDKADFQKDGEGKKSPDILTAEKEMDQSGLLATVDMKKEVQPSTQVPPAKVGHELTLEKTVEHPDTTQITRITEGAPEAPSLTTEKTPTLEASQEKDVKIDKTSVSAPQAKEEEDRSGMSKYFETSALKEEAFKADALKQRSDYYELSDTKESVYEPYQTDRLIPEDKEEEEEELQTELDQQKSVPAHEIGYSTLAQSFTPDKSEEPSSPTERMFTIDPKVYGDKRELHSKNKDDLTLSRSLGLGGRSAIEQRSMSINLPMSCLDSIALGFSFGRAHDLSPLASDILTNTSGSMDEGDDYLPATTPALEKAPCFPIDSREEDEHVEEEKAMAEEKVQPETVAESPFLAKDYYKNGAVLAPDLPEMLDLAGTRSRLASVSADAEVAQKKSVPSDTIVEDSSTALPPVTDENHVTLKAESQLEDLGYCVFNKYTVPLPSPVQDSENLTSETCPFYEGTDEKLRRGLAPDLSLIEVKLAAAEKSKEFLSEKDLGQHATGEPVLARDFEQEKREKLDTVLEKNEDHLDSKEVYPIKGAEPEKTRPEAILEMKEESVADKVHVTDDTMYDRISALETAVEKDAVSLSMEKEEKTLSVVPELAEVEAPIKPDYNAIKHDMEVAARRADQEYQSQLEAKISEVVSLPSGKDKASVKRAEPEPKDTQQKDQAILSREAKDADVLPKIEPSYMKDSMKLSETEIKEKVTKPDLVHQEAVDKEESYESSGEHDQGQESLNGESLKPEDIKAEPAKHPVSDEELPAQLPAKEPSMELLLPKAEPLQEEPAEIQMESIPQPAEGTEKTPDTTVKPMEVQNLLPCEVTAGASRAEEHEEEEVEVGQEENKEDKQHLIPEMPPEIDFGKPSAEEMLAKGSPEALPELKGIIESVVTVEDDFITVVQTTVDEGESASHSVRFAATQQEDIETGDSQAEEELEVEEVADIQVEPKEGSPEAPASPQREEILLTDYKTETCDDYKDETTIDDSVMDTDSLWADTQDDDRSIMTEQLETVPKEEKAERELRRSSLDKHKKEKPFKTGRGRISTPERKIAKKEPSTLSRDEVRRKKAVYKKAELAKKTEVQTHSPSRKIILKPAIKYTRPTHLSCVKRKQTAAGGETNQAPGVFKQAKEKLSDGVTKSPEKRSSLPRPSSILPPRRGVSGDRDREENSLSLTASLSSVRRTTRSEPIRSRTGKSGTSTPTTPGSTAITPGTPPSYASRTPGTPGTPSYSRTPHTPGTPKSAILVPTEKKVAIIRTPPKSPATPKQLRVINQPLPDLKNVRSKIGSTDNIKYQPKGGQVQIVTKKIDLSHVTSKCGSLKNIHHKPGGGRVKIESVKLDFKEKAQAKVGSLENAHHVPGGGNVKIDSQKLNFREHAKARVDHGAEIITQSPGRSSVASPRRLSNVSSSGSINLLESPQLATLAEDVTAALAKQGL
- the MAP2 gene encoding microtubule-associated protein 2 isoform X9 yields the protein MAEDRKDEGKAPHWTAGQLTEASAHPHSPEIKEQGAAGAGLVRSANGFPYREDEEPGLGSHEQPGTYTRTKENGINGELSAGDRETAEEVSARIVQVVTAEAVAVLKGEQEKEAQHKDQPGPLPLAVEESANLPPSPPPSPASEKTGALEEDLLAATKMEFRVQEGARPFAAEPLDTKQHESGKDSKTGEQPKHDALVPQPAKTEAIDKKDSQSKDNEKMPSPLSEQILETDSQKKVEASFAEPGAKPPASQEQKDLSFELPKGSKTEERTADVPSPSTPAMSMTFKDDLKDVRDFAISHGESSLLLSELQAEAAKSELPSGPSPTVPQELPLKDSSKTKQEPTEQLFAKDLAKDRTLALQEVSAVTIDGLKTPSTQKIPAWGEEKDMTKDESDEEERYDFYDKGEAQTLDGGKLTTELSLDKADFQKDGEGKKSPDILTAEKEMDQSGLLATVDMKKEVQPSTQVPPAKVGHELTLEKTVEHPDTTQITRITEGAPEAPSLTTEKTPTLEASQEKDVKIDKTSVSAPQAKEEEDRSGMSKYFETSALKEEAFKADALKQRSDYYELSDTKESVYEPYQTDRLIPEDKEEEEEELQTELDQQKSVPAHEIGYSTLAQSFTPDKSEEPSSPTERMFTIDPKVYGDKRELHSKNKDDLTLSRSLGLGGRSAIEQRSMSINLPMSCLDSIALGFSFGRAHDLSPLASDILTNTSGSMDEGDDYLPATTPALEKAPCFPIDSREEDEHVEEEKAMAEEKVQPETVAESPFLAKDYYKNGAVLAPDLPEMLDLAGTRSRLASVSADAEVAQKKSVPSDTIVEDSSTALPPVTDENHVTLKAESQLEDLGYCVFNKYTVPLPSPVQDSENLTSETCPFYEGTDEKLRRGLAPDLSLIEVKLAAAEKSKEFLSEKDLGQHATGEPVLARDFEQEKREKLDTVLEKNEDHLDSKEVYPIKGAEPEKTRPEAILEMKEESVADKVHVTDDTMYDRISALETAVEKDAVSLSMEKEEKTLSVVPELAEVEAPIKPDYNAIKHDMEVAARRADQEYQSQLEAKISEVVSLPSGKDKASVKRAEPEPKDTQQKDQAILSREAKDADVLPKIEPSYMKDSMKLSETEIKEKVTKPDLVHQEAVDKEESYESSGEHDQGQESLNGESLKPEDIKAEPAKHPVSDEELPAQLPAKEPSMELLLPKAEPLQEEPAEIQMESIPQPAEGTEKTPDTTVKPMEVQNLLPCEVTAGASRAEEHEEEEVEVGQEENKEDKQHLIPEMPPEIDFGKPSAEEMLAKGSPEALPELKGIIESVVTVEDDFITVVQTTVDEGESASHSVRFAATQQEDIETGDSQAEEELEVEEVADIQVEPKEGSPEAPASPQREEILLTDYKTETCDDYKDETTIDDSVMDTDSLWADTQDDDRSIMTEQLETVPKEEKAERELRRSSLDKHKKEKPFKTGRGRISTPERKIAKKEPSTLSRDEVRRKKAVYKKAELAKKTEVQTHSPSRKIILKPAIKYTRPTHLSCVKRKQTAGGETNQAPGVFKQAKEKLSDGVTKSPEKRSSLPRPSSILPPRRGVSGDRDREENSLSLTASLSSVRRTTRSEPIRSRTGKSGTSTPTTPGSTAITPGTPPSYASRTPGTPGTPSYSRTPHTPGTPKSAILVPTEKKVAIIRTPPKSPATPKQLRVINQPLPDLKNVRSKIGSTDNIKYQPKGGQVQIVTKKIDLSHVTSKCGSLKNIHHKPGGGRVKIESVKLDFKEKAQAKVGSLENAHHVPGGGNVKIDSQKLNFREHAKARVDHGAEIITQSPGRSSVASPRRLSNVSSSGSINLLESPQLATLAEDVTAALAKQGL
- the MAP2 gene encoding microtubule-associated protein 2 isoform X22 → MAEDRKDEGKAPHWTAGQLTEASAHPHSPEIKEQGAAGAGLVRSANGFPYREDEEPGLGSHEQPGTYTRTKENGINGELSAGDRETAEEVSARIVQVVTAEAVAVLKGEQEKEAQHKDQPGPLPLVEESANLPPSPPPSPASEKTGALEEDLLAATKMEFRVQEGARPFAAEPLDTKQHESGKDSKTGEQPKHDALVPQPAKTEAIDKKDSQSKDNEKMPSPLSEQILETDSQKKVEASFAEPGAKPPASQEQKDLSFELPKGSKTEERTADVPSPSTPAMSMTFKDDLKDVRDFAISHGESSLLLSELQAEAAKSELPSGPSPTVPQELPLKDSSKTKQEPTEQLFAKDLAKDRTLALQEVSAVTIDGLKTPSTQKIPAWGEEKDMTKDESDEEERYDFYDKGEAQTLDGGKLTTELSLDKADFQKDGEGKKSPDILTAEKEMDQSGLLATVDMKKEVQPSTQVPPAKVGHELTLEKTVEHPDTTQITRITEGAPEAPSLTTEKTPTLEASQEKDVKIDKTSVSAPQAKEEEDRSGMSKYFETSALKEEAFKADALKQRSDYYELSDTKESVYEPYQTDRLIPEDKEEEEEELQTELDQQKSVPAHEIGYSTLAQSFTPDKSEEPSSPTERMFTIDPKVYGDKRELHSKNKDDLTLSRSLGLGGRSAIEQRSMSINLPMSCLDSIALGFSFGRAHDLSPLASDILTNTSGSMDEGDDYLPATTPALEKAPCFPIDSREEDEHVEEEKAMAEEKVQPETVAESPFLAKDYYKNGAVLAPDLPEMLDLAGTRSRLASVSADAEVAQKKSVPSDTIVEDSSTALPPVTDENHVTLKAESQLEDLGYCVFNKYTVPLPSPVQDSENLTSETCPFYEGTDEKLRRGLAPDLSLIEVKLAAAEKSKEFLSEKDLGQHATGEPVLARDFEQEKREKLDTVLEKNEDHLDSKEVYPIKGAEPEKTRPEAILEMKEESVADKVHVTDDTMYDRISALETAVEKDAVSLSMEKEEKTLSVVPELAEVEAPIKPDYNAIKHDMEVAARRADQEYQSQLEAKISEVVSLPSGKDKASVKRAEPEPKDTQQKDQAILSREAKDADVLPKIEPSYMKDSMKLSETEIKEKVTKPDLVHQEAVDKEESYESSGEHDQGQESLNGESLKPEDIKAEPAKHPVSDEELPAQLPAKEPSMELLLPKAEPLQEEPAEIQMESIPQPAEGTEKTPDTTVKPMEVQNLLPCEVTAGASRAEEHEEEEVEVGQEENKEDKQHLIPEMPPEIDFGKPSAEEMLAKGSPEALPELKGIIESVVTVEDDFITVVQTTVDEGESASHSVRFAATQQEDIETGDSQAEEELEVEEVADIQVEPKEGSPEAPASPQREEILLTDYKTETCDDYKDETTIDDSVMDTDSLWADTQDDDRSIMTEQLETVPKEEKAERELRRSSLDKHKKEKPFKTGRGRISTPERKIAKKEPSTLSRDEVRRKKAVYKKAELAKKTEVQTHSPSRKIILKPAIKYTRPTHLSCVKRKQTAAGGETNQAPGVFKQAKEKLSDGVTKSPEKRSSLPRPSSILPPRRGVSGDRDREENSLSLTASLSSVRRTTRSEPIRSRTGKSGTSTPTTPGSTAITPGTPPSYASRTPGTPGTPSYSRTPHTPGTPKSAILVPTEKKVAIIRTPPKSPATPKQLRVINQPLPDLKNVRSKIGSTDNIKYQPKGGQVQIVTKKIDLSHVTSKCGSLKNIHHKPGGGRVKIESVKLDFKEKAQAKVGSLENAHHVPGGGNVKIDSQKLNFREHAKARVDHGAEIITQSPGRSSVASPRRLSNVSSSGSINLLESPQLATLAEDVTAALAKQGL